A genomic stretch from Juglans microcarpa x Juglans regia isolate MS1-56 chromosome 3S, Jm3101_v1.0, whole genome shotgun sequence includes:
- the LOC121257704 gene encoding LOW QUALITY PROTEIN: ABC transporter C family member 10-like (The sequence of the model RefSeq protein was modified relative to this genomic sequence to represent the inferred CDS: inserted 2 bases in 2 codons), translated as MTATSCVHICQKTKKSRPYFVHFLAGDFGLREILVELGSFAGQFAPKLCMINLPREKKLLFLNQSKELNLQSKEKRLMEYSWDIFCGESGCSDSVGRPCSFNFQLLSHSSSCINHIFIICLDVLLLVMLLLNMLQKSPLKTVHIRARFEGFSNLQIVSSIVNGCLGFGYSCLGIWILEEKLRKTRTAFPLDWWILIMVQGITWLLVSLTVSLWGYKFPRGPLRLLSILAFLFAGIVCSLSLSGAILNKEVSIKVVLDILSFPGAISLLFCTFKGYKYETSDESINESTLYMPLNGETNGISKSDAVGSVTLFAEAGLFSRISFWWLNPLMXKGREKTLEDEDIPNLREADRAESCYLVFLEQLNKQKQKEPSSQPSVLRTIIVCHWKEILMSGFFALLKIITLSMGPLLLNAFILVAEGKESFKYEGYVLAITLFFSKSIESISQRQWYFRSRLIGLKVRSLLTASIYKKQLRLSNAARLVHSGGEIMNYVTVDAYRIGEFPFWFHQTWTTSLQLCIALVILFRAVGLATIAALVVIILTVLCNAPLAKLQHQFQSKLMVAQDERLKASTEALVNMKVLKLYAWETHFKRVIENLRKEEYKWLSAVQMRKAYNGFLFWTSPVLVSAATFGACYFLKVPLHANNVFTFVATLRLVQDPIRSIPDVIGVVIQAKVAFSRILKFLEAPELQSANVRMKTNMETVNHTILINSANFSWEENLPKPTLRNINLEIGPGEKVAICGEVGSGKSTLLAAILGEVPNIQGTIQVYGXIAYVSQTAWIQTGTIQENILFGSDMDSQKYKETLERCSLVKDLELLPYGDLTEIGERGVNLSGGQKQRIQLARALYQNADIYLLDDPFSAVDAQTASSLFNGYVMEALSRKTVLLVTHQVDFLPAFHSVLLMSDGEVLQAAPYHDLLASSQEFQELVNAHKETAGSDRLADVSAALERGTSAKDIRKTYIEKEFKGSKGDQLIKQEEREIGDTGFRPYVQYLNQNKGFLYFSLASLSHILFVISQISQNSWMAANVENPNVSTLRLIMVYLLIGFSATLVLLCRSISTVVLGLQSSKSLFSQLLNSLFRAPMSFYDSTPLGRILSRVSSDLSIVDLDVPFSFIFAVGATTNTYANLGVLAVVTWQVLFVSIPMVYLAIRLQRYYFSSAKELMRINGTTKSLVANHLAESVAGAMTIRAFEEEDRFFAKNLDLIDTNASPFFHSFAANEWLIQRLETISAIVLASAALCMVLLPPGTFSSGFIGMAISYGLSLNMSLVFSIQNQCTLANYIISVERVNQYMHIPSEAPEVIEGSRPPTNWPSFGKVEILDLQIRYRPNTPLVLRGISCTFEGGQKIGIVGRTGSGKTTLIGALFRLVEPEGGKIIVDGIDISMIGLHDLRSRFGIIPQDPTLFNGTVRYNLDPLSQHSEKEIWEVLEKCQLQEAVNEKKMGLDSVVVEDGSNWSQGQRQLFCLGRALLRRSRILVLDEATASIDNATDMILQKTIRTEFADCTVITVAHRIPTVMDCGMVLSIRDGKLVEFDEPTKLMKREGSLFGQLVSEYWSHNQSAESN; from the exons ATGACtgcaa CGTCTTGCGTCCATATATgccagaaaacaaaaaaatcccgtccgtattttgttcattttttggCCGGTGACTTCGGGTTACGTGAGATCTTG GTTGAATTGGGTTCTTTTGCAGGACAGTTTGCACCAAAGCTATGTATGATTAACTTGCCAAGAGAGAAAAAGCTGTTGTTCTTAAACCAATCCAAG GAGCTGAACTTACAGAGCAAAGAGAAAAGGCTTATGGAGTATTCATGGGATATATTCTGTGGGGAGTCTGGTTGTTCAGACAGTGTTGGAAGGCCCTGCAGTTTTAATTTTCAGTTGCTGAGTCATTCCTCGTCGTGCATTAATCACATATTCATAATTTGTTTAGATGTCTTGCTATTGGTCATGCTTTTATTGAATATGCTTCAGAAGTCGCCATTGAAAACAGTTCACATTCGAGCTCGATTTGAAGGCTTCTCAAATTTGCAGATAGTTTCTTCAATTGTCAATGGCTGTCTTGGATTTGGGTACTCTTGCTTGGGAATTTGGATTTTAGAGGAGAAGTTGAGGAAAACCAGGACTGCTTTTCCTCTTGATTGGTGGATACTAATAATGGTACAGGGGATCACATGGCTGTTGGTGAGTTTAACCGTGAGCCTTTGGGGATATAAGTTTCCCAGAGGACCATTGCGGCTACTGTCCATTCTTGCCTTTTTGTTTGCTGGAATTGTTTGCTCTTTATCTCTGTCTGGTGCCATTTTAAACAAAGAAGTATCCATTAAGGTAGTTTTGGATATTCTGTCTTTTCCAGGAGCCATATCGTTGCTGTTCTGTACTTTTAAGGGGTATAAATATGAAACAAGTGATGAGAGCATCAATGAAAGTACCCTGTATATGCCTTTAAATGGTGAAACCAATGGTATTAGTAAAAGCGACGCTGTTGGCTCCGTTACTCTGTTTGCCGAAGCCGGATTATTCAGTAGAATTTCATTCTGGTGGTTGAATCCATTAA AAAAGGGCAGGGAGAAAACACTTGAGGATGAAGATATTCCCAACTTGCGCGAGGCTGATCGAGCTGAAAGTTGCTATTTGGTGTTCTTGGAGCAACTGAACAAACAGAAGCAAAAAGAACCATCTTCTCAACCATCAGTCCTGAGGACAATTATTGTTTGCCATTGGAAAGAGATACTAATGTCTGGATTCTTTGCTTTGCTAAAGATTATCACTCTGTCCATGGGTCCTCTACTTTTGAATGCATTCATTTTGGTTGCTGAGGGGAAagaaagttttaaatatgaagGTTATGTATTGGCCATAACGCTTTTCTTTTCCAAGAGCATAGAATCCATATCACAAAGGCAGTGGTACTTCCGAAGCAGACTTATTGGCCTAAAAGTGAGGTCTTTGCTCACAGCTTCCATTTACAAGAAACAACTGAGGTTATCAAACGCTGCAAGGCTAGTGCATTCAGGAGGGGAGATAATGAACTATGTTACTGTGGATGCTTATAGGATTGGCGAGTTCCCATTTTGGTTCCATCAAACTTGGACAACAAGCCTCCAGCTCTGTATTGCTTTAGTAATTCTATTTCGTGCAGTGGGGCTAGCAACAATCGCAGCTTTGGTGGTGATAATCCTCACTGTGCTTTGCAATGCTCCACTTGCAAAGTTGCAGCATCAGTTTCAAAGTAAGCTTATGGTTGCACAAGATGAGAGACTGAAGGCTAGTACTGAGGCTCTTGTCAACATGAAGGTGTTGAAATTATATGCATGGGAAACCCATTTCAAGAGAGTAATTGAAAATTTGAGGAAGGAAGAGTACAAATGGTTATCAGCGGTGCAAATGCGAAAAGCATATAATGGCTTTCTTTTTTGGACATCCCCTGTTTTAGTCTCTGCTGCAACCTTTGGCGCATGTTATTTCCTCAAAGTTCCTCTACATGCAAATAATGTTTTCACTTTTGTAGCAACTTTACGCCTTGTTCAGGATCCCATTAGATCTATCCCTGATGTTATTGGAGTAGTCATTCAAGCAAAGGTTGCATTTTCACGCATCTTAAAATTCCTTGAGGCGCCGGAGCTGCAGAGTGCAAATGTTCGGATGAAGACCAACATGGAGACAGTAAACCATACCATCCTTATAAATTCGGCCAATTTCTCATGGGAAGAAAATTTACCAAAGCCCACACTTAGAAACATAAATCTAGAGATCGGACCTGGAGAAAAGGTGGCTATATGTGGAGAAGTTGGCTCAGGAAAATCAACCCTTCTGGCAGCAATTCTTGGCGAGGTTCCAAATATTCAGGGAACC ATTCAAGTTTATG AGATTGCCTATGTTTCCCAAACGGCATGGATCCAGACAGGGACGATACAGGAGAACATTTTGTTTGGGTCTGACATGGACAGCCAAAAGTACAAAGAAACGCTTGAAAGGTGTTCACTGGTAAAGGACCTCGAGTTGCTTCCATATGGCGATCTCACCGAGATAGGGGAGAGAGGAGTTAATCTCAGTGGTGGACAAAAGCAGCGAATTCAACTTGCTCGTGCCCTTTATCAGAATGCTGATATATATCTTTTGGATGATCCATTCAGTGCTGTTGATGCCCAGACTGCTTCAAGCTTATTCAAT GGATATGTTATGGAAGCACTCTCAAGGAAGACAGTTTTACTTGTAACCCATCAAGTTGATTTCCTGCCTGCGTTTCATTCTGTTTTG TTGATGTCAGATGGGGAAGTCCTACAAGCAGCTCCTTATCATGATTTATTGGCCTCAAGCCAAGAATTTCAGGAGCTTGTCAATGCACACAAAGAGACTGCTGGTTCTGATAGGCTTGCGGATGTTTCTGCTGCCCTGGAACGAGGAACATCTGCCAAAGATATCAGGAAGACTTACATAGAGAAGGAATTTAAAGGATCTAAAGGTGATCAATTGATtaagcaagaagaaagagaaataggAGACACAGGATTTAGACCTTATGTACAATATCTCAATCAGAACAAGGGGTTCTTGTACTTCTCCTTGGCTAGTCTCAGTCACATTCTATTTGTGATTAGTCAGATATCACAGAACTCTTGGATGGCTGCTAATGTGGAAAATCCCAATGTCAGCACATTGCGGTTGATCATGGTTTACTTGCTGATTGGATTTTCCGCAACACTAGTCTTGTTATGCCGATCGATTTCCACAGTTGTTTTGGGTCTTCAATCGTcaaaatctttattttcacagCTTCTCAACTCCCTTTTTCGTGCACCCATGTCTTTTTATGACTCCACGCCTCTGGGAAGGATACTTAGTCGG GTCTCATCTGATCTGAGTATTGTTGATCTTGATGTTCCTTTCAGCTTTATATTTGCTGTTGGGGCAACCACTAATACTTACGCTAATCTTGGAGTACTGGCTGTTGTTACATGGCAAGTCCTTTTTGTCTCCATACCAATGGTTTATTTGGCAATTCGCTTGCAG CGATATTATTTTTCCTCTGCAAAAGAGCTGATGCGTATCAATGGCACAACCAAGTCCTTGGTAGCAAATCATCTAGCGGAGTCTGTAGCAGGAGCCATGACTATAAGAGCTTTTGAGGAGGAAGATCGGTTTTTTGCAAAAAATCTTGACCTAATAGACACAAACGCTAGTCCTTTCTTCCATAGTTTTGCTGCAAATGAGTGGCTGATCCAAAGATTAGAAACAATTAGTGCAATTGTTCTTGCATCTGCTGCACTGTGCATGGTTTTGCTTCCTCCTGGAACTTTTAGCTCTG GGTTTATTGGAATGGCAATTTCTTATGGTCTTTCATTAAACATGTCTCTTGTCTTCTCAATACAAAACCAGTGCACTCTTGCAAATTACATCATTTCTGTAGAAAGGGTAAACCAATACATGCATATACCCAGTGAGGCCCCTGAAGTAATAGAAGGAAGTCGTCCTCCAACTAATTGGCCTTCTTTTGGTAAAGTGGAGATACTTGATTTGCAg ATAAGATATAGACCCAATACACCTCTTGTTCTTCGTGGAATCAGTTGCACATTTGAAGGAGGGCAGAAAATAGGTATTGTTGGCAGAACCGGCAGTGGAAAGACTACTCTCATAGGTGCTCTATTTCGTCTAGTGGAGCCAGAAGGAGGGAAGATTATAGTAGATGGCATTGACATTTCTATGATTGGACTGCATGATCTGCGGTCGCGTTTTGGAATCATTCCTCAAGACCCTACTCTTTTCAATGGTACTGTGAGATATAATTTGGATCCCTTGTCTCAACATTCTGAGAAGGAAATATGGGAG GTTCTGGAGAAATGTCAGCTTCAAGAGGCTgtgaatgagaaaaaaatgggCTTAGACTCCGTTG TTGTTGAAGATGGATCAAATTGGAGCCAGGGACAACGACAATTGTTCTGCTTGGGGCGTGCACTTTTGAGGAGAAGTCGGATATTAGTGCTTGATGAGGCAACTGCATCAATTGATAATGCAACAGACATGATTCTGCAGAAGACAATTCGGACTGAATTTGCTGATTGTACAGTGATTACGGTTGCCCACAGGATACCAACAGTGATGGATTGTGGAATGGTTCTTTCCATTAGGGATG GGAAACTGGTGGAGTTTGATGAGCCAACGAAACTAATGAAGAGAGAAGGTTCACTTTTTGGGCAGCTTGTCTCGGAATACTGGTCTCATAATCAGTCAGCAGAATCGAATTGA